From a single Bacillus gobiensis genomic region:
- a CDS encoding zinc ribbon domain-containing protein yields MEQICQSCSMPMSLEVFGTEQTGEKTNEYCKYCYENGTFTQPDTTMEEMIEICVPHMTGEGMPEQQARSILKEVLPALSRWKVDPLFVKLPTQVFNGDIE; encoded by the coding sequence ATGGAACAAATTTGCCAAAGCTGCAGCATGCCAATGTCATTAGAGGTTTTTGGAACCGAACAAACAGGAGAGAAAACGAATGAATATTGTAAGTATTGTTACGAAAACGGTACATTCACTCAGCCAGACACCACAATGGAAGAAATGATAGAAATCTGCGTACCGCATATGACAGGGGAAGGAATGCCCGAGCAGCAAGCGAGATCGATTTTAAAAGAAGTACTGCCTGCATTATCGCGTTGGAAAGTTGATCCGTTATTTGTGAAATTGCCGACGCAGGTTTTCAACGGAGACATCGAATGA
- a CDS encoding 5-oxoprolinase subunit C family protein, with amino-acid sequence MSLLIEKPGLLTTIQDLGRFGYQKHGVLTGGAMDTYSLRIANFLVGNPENEAALEITLMGPGPSLRAEEDVLLAAAGADAALSIDGSPMKAWKPFVLKKDQTLTFGPRRSGSRCYLAAAGGFDVPIVMNSKSTYLRGAIGGFSGRALQKGDPLKIGEKKEAVLRFMNKLLNEYSCAAPEWSVYYPPFLSFKKEPVIRVIPGEQFEKFTNETQKKFLSEAFQISGQSDRMGYRMNGPQLKLTEPLEMLSEAVSFGTIQVPPDGNPIILMADRQTTGGYPRIGQIITADLPTIGQLMPGEKLRFSPVTRKEAEDILIENEQMMTELQTGIALEYRKT; translated from the coding sequence GGCTACCAAAAGCATGGTGTTCTGACGGGAGGTGCAATGGATACTTACTCTCTCAGAATTGCAAATTTCCTTGTCGGCAATCCTGAAAACGAAGCTGCTCTCGAAATCACTTTAATGGGACCCGGACCCTCACTTCGAGCAGAGGAAGATGTACTGCTTGCCGCAGCTGGGGCTGATGCAGCACTTTCGATTGACGGGAGCCCGATGAAAGCGTGGAAACCGTTTGTTTTAAAGAAGGATCAGACGCTTACCTTCGGACCCAGGCGTTCCGGCTCACGCTGTTATTTAGCAGCTGCAGGAGGATTTGATGTTCCTATAGTGATGAACAGCAAAAGTACATATCTCAGGGGCGCGATTGGCGGGTTTAGCGGAAGAGCGCTGCAAAAAGGAGATCCACTGAAAATCGGTGAAAAGAAGGAAGCGGTCCTGAGGTTTATGAATAAGCTGCTTAATGAATACAGCTGCGCCGCTCCGGAATGGTCTGTCTATTATCCTCCTTTTCTATCTTTTAAAAAGGAACCTGTCATTCGGGTGATTCCGGGAGAACAATTTGAAAAGTTTACGAATGAAACACAAAAGAAGTTTTTATCTGAAGCTTTTCAAATTTCCGGCCAGTCAGACCGGATGGGCTACAGAATGAACGGACCGCAGTTAAAATTGACAGAGCCACTCGAAATGCTTTCTGAAGCTGTATCCTTTGGGACGATACAAGTACCTCCTGATGGCAATCCGATTATCCTCATGGCAGATCGGCAGACGACCGGAGGCTATCCGCGTATTGGACAAATAATAACGGCCGACTTACCTACCATTGGTCAATTGATGCCAGGTGAAAAGCTCCGTTTTTCTCCAGTAACTCGGAAAGAAGCTGAAGACATCCTGATAGAAAACGAACAAATGATGACTGAGCTCCAAACCGGTATTGCATTGGAATACAGGAAAACATAA
- a CDS encoding helix-turn-helix transcriptional regulator, with the protein MKLDRLLAIIVVLLGKRRIQAKELADIFEVSVRTIYRDIDTINQAGIPVITYQGTGGGIGIMDEYRIEKKWLTEDELAAIATALHSISSTYDSNHMRAALEKIRNLVKHDGESKFQAKTDKWFIDISTWGKDEKIKNKLQLLSEAIDSTHIVSFSYVNNKGMVSVRQAEPHTLVLKSRNWYLYAYCMEKEAFRFFKLMRMKDIQTSTVTFVRRKVELTDLPWDTEWNKPENLVELEIRVKDKGKRLAEEWFGVEAIQLNEREEMIITTAYPEDEGLYGFLLNFGTSIEVVRPLHIRKKLNELAKEIYHMYET; encoded by the coding sequence ATGAAATTGGATCGGCTGTTAGCAATCATCGTTGTGTTGCTTGGGAAGCGCAGAATTCAGGCAAAAGAGTTGGCTGATATATTTGAAGTTTCTGTCCGAACGATCTACCGTGACATCGATACGATCAATCAAGCGGGAATTCCGGTCATCACTTATCAGGGGACCGGAGGCGGCATCGGAATCATGGATGAATATCGTATCGAGAAAAAGTGGCTGACCGAAGATGAACTTGCAGCTATCGCTACAGCTTTACATAGTATTTCCTCTACGTATGACTCCAATCATATGAGAGCTGCATTGGAAAAAATCCGAAATCTTGTCAAGCATGATGGTGAAAGTAAATTTCAAGCAAAAACAGACAAGTGGTTTATCGATATTTCGACTTGGGGAAAAGACGAGAAGATAAAAAATAAGCTGCAGCTCTTAAGCGAGGCAATTGACAGCACTCATATCGTTTCATTTTCCTATGTAAATAATAAAGGGATGGTTTCAGTAAGGCAGGCTGAGCCGCATACGTTGGTACTGAAATCGCGGAACTGGTACCTTTATGCCTACTGTATGGAGAAAGAAGCATTTCGCTTTTTTAAACTGATGCGGATGAAGGATATCCAGACATCAACCGTGACTTTTGTTAGGAGAAAGGTAGAGCTTACAGACCTTCCTTGGGATACAGAATGGAATAAGCCTGAAAATTTGGTGGAATTAGAGATTCGTGTGAAAGACAAAGGCAAAAGACTGGCTGAGGAATGGTTCGGAGTCGAAGCAATACAGCTGAATGAGCGGGAAGAAATGATCATTACTACAGCGTATCCGGAAGACGAAGGGCTGTACGGCTTTTTGCTGAACTTCGGCACGTCTATTGAAGTGGTCCGGCCGTTGCATATTCGTAAAAAACTAAACGAATTAGCAAAAGAAATTTATCACATGTATGAAACCTGA